The following proteins are encoded in a genomic region of Struthio camelus isolate bStrCam1 chromosome 3, bStrCam1.hap1, whole genome shotgun sequence:
- the UNC93A gene encoding protein unc-93 homolog A isoform X2, translating into MIQLCFTGTPLSGEVIYFFRTLTLLQPMKSVFCLTASEGRLKESWARQSSLWNTLIPTSVILGLGGAPLWSAKCTYLTIAGHSYAEKAGKIGKDIINQYFGIFFLIFQSSGVWGNLISSLIFGQSSNKVEISEEDLACCGAYDCMMSDATNTTGSAGPSASLIYALLGTYAASGVLAVLLIVIFLDQIKSDQAETGREITKAPSFWSTFLATFQQLKDKRQCLLIPLTMYSGFEQGFLAGDYTKTYVTCALGIHYVGFVMICFAATNSLCSLLFGKISQFTGIKLLFATATVTNIASIIALLLWKPHPNQLVVFFVFPALWGISDAIWQTQTNGLYGVLFEKHKEAAFSNYRLWESAGFVIAFGYSTFLQVYIKLYILLAVLVVSMVMYGVVEYIEAKSSPGTPTAAEKEKVGSLAQETRMESNRVRVMDGQSDGQLLQTVSPMVF; encoded by the exons ATGATTCAGCTTTGTTTTACAGGTACTCCACTCTCTGgagaagtaatttatttctttagGACACTCACACTGCTGCAGCCTATGAAGAGTGTCTTCTGTTTGACAGCCTCAGAAG GCAGACTCAAGGAATCCTGGGCAAGACAGAGTAGCCTTTG GAACACACTGATCCCTACCTCTGTGATCCTGGGCTTAGGAGGAGCACCACTCTGGTCTGCCAAATGCACTTACCTCACCATTGCTGGCCATTCATATgctgagaaagcaggaaaaattgGAAAAGACATTATCAACCAATATTTTGGGATCTTCTTTCTGATATTTCAGTCCTCTGGAGTCTGGGGAAATCTTATCTCATCGCTGATATTTGGCCAATCTTCCAACAAAG TGGAAATCTCAGAGGAAGACCTGGCATGCTGTGGAGCATATGACTGCATGATGAGTGATGCCACTAACACCACTGGGTCAGCAGGACCCTCAGCATCTTTAATCTACGCTCTGCTAGGGACCTACGCTG ctaGTGGTGTGCTAGCTGTGTTGCTGATTGTTATATTTCTGGACCAGATCAAATCTGACCAAGCAGAGACTGGGAGAGAAATAACAAAGGCACCATCCTTTTGGTCTACCTTCCTAGCAACTTTCCAGCAACTTAAAGATAAAAGACAATGTCTTCTAATCCCTCTGACAATGTACAGTGGGTTTGAACAGGGATTTCTTGCTGGTGACTACACAAAG ACCTATGTAACCTGTGCCCTGGGGATACATTACGTTGGCTTCGTAATGATCTGTTTTGCAGCTACAAAttccctctgctctctgctctttgGAAAGATCTCCCAGTTCACGGGAATAAAACTGCTATTTGCAACAG CTACCGTTACAAACATTGCCAGTATAATAGCACTACTGCTGTGGAAACCTCATCCTAACCAGCTTGTTGTGTTTTTTGTGTTCCCTGCTCTTTGGGGCATATCTGATGCTATTTGGCAGACACAAACTAATG GACTCTACGGTGTTTTATTTGAGAAACACAAGGAGGCTGCCTTTTCAAATTACCGCCTCTGGGAATCAGCTGGATTTGTCATTGCCTTTGGTTATAGCACCTTCCTGCAAGTCTACATCAAACTATATATCCTATTGGCTGTGCTTGTGGTGTCTATGGTGATGTATGGAGTAGTGGAATACATAGAAGCCAAGAGCTCTCCTGGGACACCTactgctgcagaaaaggaaaaagtaggaTCTCTCGCCCAGGAAACACGCATGGAATCCAATAGAGTCAGAGTAATGGATGGCCAGAGTGATGGCCAGCTCCTACAGACAGTGTCTCCAATGGTGTTCTGA
- the UNC93A gene encoding protein unc-93 homolog A isoform X1, whose amino-acid sequence MERNLKNVLVISFGFLLLFTAYGGLQSLQSSLHSEEGMGVASLSVIYAALIFSSMFLPPILIKKLGCKWTIAGSMCCYITFSLGNFYASWNTLIPTSVILGLGGAPLWSAKCTYLTIAGHSYAEKAGKIGKDIINQYFGIFFLIFQSSGVWGNLISSLIFGQSSNKVEISEEDLACCGAYDCMMSDATNTTGSAGPSASLIYALLGTYAASGVLAVLLIVIFLDQIKSDQAETGREITKAPSFWSTFLATFQQLKDKRQCLLIPLTMYSGFEQGFLAGDYTKTYVTCALGIHYVGFVMICFAATNSLCSLLFGKISQFTGIKLLFATATVTNIASIIALLLWKPHPNQLVVFFVFPALWGISDAIWQTQTNGLYGVLFEKHKEAAFSNYRLWESAGFVIAFGYSTFLQVYIKLYILLAVLVVSMVMYGVVEYIEAKSSPGTPTAAEKEKVGSLAQETRMESNRVRVMDGQSDGQLLQTVSPMVF is encoded by the exons ATGGAAAGGAATCTTAAGAATGTTTTGGTCATCTCTTTTGGATTTTTACTTCTCTTTACTGCTTACGGAGGGCTGCAGAGTTTACAG AGCAGTCTCCACTCAGAAGAAGGAATGGGTGTTGCTTCCCTAAGTGTTATCTATGCTGCTCTTATCTTCTCATCCATGTTCCTCCCTCCAATCCTCATCAAGAAGCTGGGCTGCAAGTGGACCATCGCAGGATCTATGTGCTGCTACATCACATTCTCCTTAGGCAACTTCTACGCTAGCTG GAACACACTGATCCCTACCTCTGTGATCCTGGGCTTAGGAGGAGCACCACTCTGGTCTGCCAAATGCACTTACCTCACCATTGCTGGCCATTCATATgctgagaaagcaggaaaaattgGAAAAGACATTATCAACCAATATTTTGGGATCTTCTTTCTGATATTTCAGTCCTCTGGAGTCTGGGGAAATCTTATCTCATCGCTGATATTTGGCCAATCTTCCAACAAAG TGGAAATCTCAGAGGAAGACCTGGCATGCTGTGGAGCATATGACTGCATGATGAGTGATGCCACTAACACCACTGGGTCAGCAGGACCCTCAGCATCTTTAATCTACGCTCTGCTAGGGACCTACGCTG ctaGTGGTGTGCTAGCTGTGTTGCTGATTGTTATATTTCTGGACCAGATCAAATCTGACCAAGCAGAGACTGGGAGAGAAATAACAAAGGCACCATCCTTTTGGTCTACCTTCCTAGCAACTTTCCAGCAACTTAAAGATAAAAGACAATGTCTTCTAATCCCTCTGACAATGTACAGTGGGTTTGAACAGGGATTTCTTGCTGGTGACTACACAAAG ACCTATGTAACCTGTGCCCTGGGGATACATTACGTTGGCTTCGTAATGATCTGTTTTGCAGCTACAAAttccctctgctctctgctctttgGAAAGATCTCCCAGTTCACGGGAATAAAACTGCTATTTGCAACAG CTACCGTTACAAACATTGCCAGTATAATAGCACTACTGCTGTGGAAACCTCATCCTAACCAGCTTGTTGTGTTTTTTGTGTTCCCTGCTCTTTGGGGCATATCTGATGCTATTTGGCAGACACAAACTAATG GACTCTACGGTGTTTTATTTGAGAAACACAAGGAGGCTGCCTTTTCAAATTACCGCCTCTGGGAATCAGCTGGATTTGTCATTGCCTTTGGTTATAGCACCTTCCTGCAAGTCTACATCAAACTATATATCCTATTGGCTGTGCTTGTGGTGTCTATGGTGATGTATGGAGTAGTGGAATACATAGAAGCCAAGAGCTCTCCTGGGACACCTactgctgcagaaaaggaaaaagtaggaTCTCTCGCCCAGGAAACACGCATGGAATCCAATAGAGTCAGAGTAATGGATGGCCAGAGTGATGGCCAGCTCCTACAGACAGTGTCTCCAATGGTGTTCTGA
- the UNC93A gene encoding protein unc-93 homolog A isoform X4: MFWSSLLDFYFSLLLTEGCRVYRNTLIPTSVILGLGGAPLWSAKCTYLTIAGHSYAEKAGKIGKDIINQYFGIFFLIFQSSGVWGNLISSLIFGQSSNKVEISEEDLACCGAYDCMMSDATNTTGSAGPSASLIYALLGTYAASGVLAVLLIVIFLDQIKSDQAETGREITKAPSFWSTFLATFQQLKDKRQCLLIPLTMYSGFEQGFLAGDYTKTYVTCALGIHYVGFVMICFAATNSLCSLLFGKISQFTGIKLLFATATVTNIASIIALLLWKPHPNQLVVFFVFPALWGISDAIWQTQTNGLYGVLFEKHKEAAFSNYRLWESAGFVIAFGYSTFLQVYIKLYILLAVLVVSMVMYGVVEYIEAKSSPGTPTAAEKEKVGSLAQETRMESNRVRVMDGQSDGQLLQTVSPMVF; this comes from the exons ATGTTTTGGTCATCTCTTTTGGATTTTTACTTCTCTTTACTGCTTACGGAGGGCTGCAGAGTTTACAG GAACACACTGATCCCTACCTCTGTGATCCTGGGCTTAGGAGGAGCACCACTCTGGTCTGCCAAATGCACTTACCTCACCATTGCTGGCCATTCATATgctgagaaagcaggaaaaattgGAAAAGACATTATCAACCAATATTTTGGGATCTTCTTTCTGATATTTCAGTCCTCTGGAGTCTGGGGAAATCTTATCTCATCGCTGATATTTGGCCAATCTTCCAACAAAG TGGAAATCTCAGAGGAAGACCTGGCATGCTGTGGAGCATATGACTGCATGATGAGTGATGCCACTAACACCACTGGGTCAGCAGGACCCTCAGCATCTTTAATCTACGCTCTGCTAGGGACCTACGCTG ctaGTGGTGTGCTAGCTGTGTTGCTGATTGTTATATTTCTGGACCAGATCAAATCTGACCAAGCAGAGACTGGGAGAGAAATAACAAAGGCACCATCCTTTTGGTCTACCTTCCTAGCAACTTTCCAGCAACTTAAAGATAAAAGACAATGTCTTCTAATCCCTCTGACAATGTACAGTGGGTTTGAACAGGGATTTCTTGCTGGTGACTACACAAAG ACCTATGTAACCTGTGCCCTGGGGATACATTACGTTGGCTTCGTAATGATCTGTTTTGCAGCTACAAAttccctctgctctctgctctttgGAAAGATCTCCCAGTTCACGGGAATAAAACTGCTATTTGCAACAG CTACCGTTACAAACATTGCCAGTATAATAGCACTACTGCTGTGGAAACCTCATCCTAACCAGCTTGTTGTGTTTTTTGTGTTCCCTGCTCTTTGGGGCATATCTGATGCTATTTGGCAGACACAAACTAATG GACTCTACGGTGTTTTATTTGAGAAACACAAGGAGGCTGCCTTTTCAAATTACCGCCTCTGGGAATCAGCTGGATTTGTCATTGCCTTTGGTTATAGCACCTTCCTGCAAGTCTACATCAAACTATATATCCTATTGGCTGTGCTTGTGGTGTCTATGGTGATGTATGGAGTAGTGGAATACATAGAAGCCAAGAGCTCTCCTGGGACACCTactgctgcagaaaaggaaaaagtaggaTCTCTCGCCCAGGAAACACGCATGGAATCCAATAGAGTCAGAGTAATGGATGGCCAGAGTGATGGCCAGCTCCTACAGACAGTGTCTCCAATGGTGTTCTGA
- the UNC93A gene encoding protein unc-93 homolog A isoform X3, with protein sequence MGVASLSVIYAALIFSSMFLPPILIKKLGCKWTIAGSMCCYITFSLGNFYASWNTLIPTSVILGLGGAPLWSAKCTYLTIAGHSYAEKAGKIGKDIINQYFGIFFLIFQSSGVWGNLISSLIFGQSSNKVEISEEDLACCGAYDCMMSDATNTTGSAGPSASLIYALLGTYAASGVLAVLLIVIFLDQIKSDQAETGREITKAPSFWSTFLATFQQLKDKRQCLLIPLTMYSGFEQGFLAGDYTKTYVTCALGIHYVGFVMICFAATNSLCSLLFGKISQFTGIKLLFATATVTNIASIIALLLWKPHPNQLVVFFVFPALWGISDAIWQTQTNGLYGVLFEKHKEAAFSNYRLWESAGFVIAFGYSTFLQVYIKLYILLAVLVVSMVMYGVVEYIEAKSSPGTPTAAEKEKVGSLAQETRMESNRVRVMDGQSDGQLLQTVSPMVF encoded by the exons ATGGGTGTTGCTTCCCTAAGTGTTATCTATGCTGCTCTTATCTTCTCATCCATGTTCCTCCCTCCAATCCTCATCAAGAAGCTGGGCTGCAAGTGGACCATCGCAGGATCTATGTGCTGCTACATCACATTCTCCTTAGGCAACTTCTACGCTAGCTG GAACACACTGATCCCTACCTCTGTGATCCTGGGCTTAGGAGGAGCACCACTCTGGTCTGCCAAATGCACTTACCTCACCATTGCTGGCCATTCATATgctgagaaagcaggaaaaattgGAAAAGACATTATCAACCAATATTTTGGGATCTTCTTTCTGATATTTCAGTCCTCTGGAGTCTGGGGAAATCTTATCTCATCGCTGATATTTGGCCAATCTTCCAACAAAG TGGAAATCTCAGAGGAAGACCTGGCATGCTGTGGAGCATATGACTGCATGATGAGTGATGCCACTAACACCACTGGGTCAGCAGGACCCTCAGCATCTTTAATCTACGCTCTGCTAGGGACCTACGCTG ctaGTGGTGTGCTAGCTGTGTTGCTGATTGTTATATTTCTGGACCAGATCAAATCTGACCAAGCAGAGACTGGGAGAGAAATAACAAAGGCACCATCCTTTTGGTCTACCTTCCTAGCAACTTTCCAGCAACTTAAAGATAAAAGACAATGTCTTCTAATCCCTCTGACAATGTACAGTGGGTTTGAACAGGGATTTCTTGCTGGTGACTACACAAAG ACCTATGTAACCTGTGCCCTGGGGATACATTACGTTGGCTTCGTAATGATCTGTTTTGCAGCTACAAAttccctctgctctctgctctttgGAAAGATCTCCCAGTTCACGGGAATAAAACTGCTATTTGCAACAG CTACCGTTACAAACATTGCCAGTATAATAGCACTACTGCTGTGGAAACCTCATCCTAACCAGCTTGTTGTGTTTTTTGTGTTCCCTGCTCTTTGGGGCATATCTGATGCTATTTGGCAGACACAAACTAATG GACTCTACGGTGTTTTATTTGAGAAACACAAGGAGGCTGCCTTTTCAAATTACCGCCTCTGGGAATCAGCTGGATTTGTCATTGCCTTTGGTTATAGCACCTTCCTGCAAGTCTACATCAAACTATATATCCTATTGGCTGTGCTTGTGGTGTCTATGGTGATGTATGGAGTAGTGGAATACATAGAAGCCAAGAGCTCTCCTGGGACACCTactgctgcagaaaaggaaaaagtaggaTCTCTCGCCCAGGAAACACGCATGGAATCCAATAGAGTCAGAGTAATGGATGGCCAGAGTGATGGCCAGCTCCTACAGACAGTGTCTCCAATGGTGTTCTGA
- the TTLL2 gene encoding probable tubulin polyglutamylase TTLL2: MMADHHDAREILKPLVFRLHENVPAIVREVLLERGWTEFDKKEQDDTDWNLYWRNSPFRMTDYCSIKPWQRLNHYPEAVRITRKDYLARHLKRMKGAYGSALYEFSPVAFIMPNDYVKFIAEYFKEKQSLGRRPSYWICKPVDLSRGRGILIFQDIKDFEYDCTVIVQKYISNPLLISGYKLDLRLYVCVTSFCPLTIYTYEEGLVRFATEKFDLSSLDNVFSHLTNTSINKYGASYKKYKEGIGCGCKWTFSKFRSYLRIYGVDDLLLWKKINNIVMLTLLAVTPLPAASNCFELFGFDILIDDKFKPWLLEVNYNPALCLDCSIDATVKRKLLHDIVELLNYKQIDALRQNQMAGTKAGRARVPLSTPGESALEEAPDSHTCQGEAECTAPSSVQSALQVAKGSIHKVVTQTKKIARGHPRKTLTSQLRERMNMPKTSSQAKAEAKSKQLPEAVHYPHQFAQPSRWLPTPDFWNCKLTTHPYFLSDKDQRPIPRVGDFVLIFPFNEAALQASRDGTDVKSIIQEINKLVNKQLPSKKQKTKKRVDSLTSV, encoded by the coding sequence ATGATGGCAGATCACCACGATGCAAGAGAGATCTTGAAGCCTTTGGTTTTCCGTCTCCATGAGAATGTCCCTGCAATAGTCCGTGAGGTTTTACTGGAACGTGGCTGGACTGAATTTGACAAAAAAGAGCAAGATGATACAGATTGGAACCTGTACTGGCGGAACTCCCCTTTCCGTATGACAGACTACTGCAGCATTAAACCATGGCAGAGACTCAATCACTACCCAGAAGCTGTCAGGATCACCAGAAAAGACTATCTGGCAAGGCATCTGAAACGTATGAAAGGAGCATATGGATCAGCTCTATATGAATTTAGTCCAGTGGCATTCATCATGCCCAATGACTATGTCAAATTTATAGCAGaatattttaaggagaaacaGTCACTGGGTAGAAGACCTAGCTACTGGATTTGCAAGCCTGTGGATCTCTCCCGTGGAAGGGGAATACTCATTTTTCAAGACATTAAAGACTTTGAATATGACTGTACAGTCATTGTGCAGAAGTATATTAGCAACCCCTTGCTCATTTCAGGGTATAAACTGGATCTCCGCTTGTATGTGTGTGTCACAAGTTTTTGCCCCCTCACTATTTACACTTACGAAGAAGGACTGGTGAGGTTTGCCACTGAAAAGTTCGACCTCAGTTCATTGGACAATGTTTTTTCCCACCTAACAAATACTAGCATCAACAAATATGGAGCttcatataaaaaatataaagaaggTATTGGGTGTGGCTGCAAATGGACATTCAGCAAATTTCGTTCCTACCTTCGAATTTATGGGGTGGATGACCTGCTCCTCTGGAAGAAGATCAACAACATTGTGATGCTGACCCTGCTTGCTGTAACCCCCTTACCAGCAGCTTCCAATTGCTTTGAGCTCTTTGGCTTTGACATCCTGATTGATGACAAATTCAAGCCATGGCTTTTAGAAGTCAACTACAATCCAGCCTTGTGTTTAGACTGCTCCATTGATGCCACtgtgaaaagaaaacttcttCATGATATTGTTGAACTGCTGAACTACAAGCAAATTGATGCTCTCAGGCAAAACCAAATGGCTGGGACGAAAGCTGgtagagcacgtgtgcccttgaGCACACCTGGCGAAAGTGCACTGGAGGAGGCTCCTGACTCACACACTTGCCAAGGAGAGGCCGAATGCACTGCTCCTTCTTCAGTACAATCTGCCTTGCAGGTTGCAAAAGGATCAATTCATAAGGTGGTCACCCAGACTAAGAAAATTGCCAGAGGACACCCAAGGAAAACACTGACTTCGCAGCTACGGGAAAGGATGAACATGCCAAAAACATCCTCCCAAGCAAAAGCTGAAGCAAAAAGCAAGCAACTCCCAGAAGCTGTGCATTATCCACACCAGTTTGCTCAACCCAGCCGCTGGTTACCTACACCTGATTTCTGGAACTGTAAATTAACCACACACCCCTATTTTCTCTCTGATAAAGACCAGAGGCCTATCCCCCGAGTAGGAGATTTtgtccttatttttccttttaatgaagcTGCACTTCAAGCTTCCAGGGATGGGACAGATGTAAAGAGCATCATACAGGAAATAAACAAGTTAGTGAACAAACAGTTGCCATcaaaaaagcagaagacaaagaaaagggTAGACTCTTTAACTTCTGTGTAA